Proteins from a genomic interval of Niabella soli DSM 19437:
- a CDS encoding phage holin family protein yields the protein MNFLLKVLITALIAYLLQKILPGVRIVDIKTAALFAFVLAILNAIVKPILVILTIPVTILTMGLFLLVINAFMVLLTANLFKGVHVDGFWWALIFSILLSIGSSVLYSLVGGRSE from the coding sequence ATGAACTTCCTATTAAAAGTGCTTATTACGGCGCTTATTGCATACCTTCTTCAAAAAATTTTGCCCGGAGTTAGAATTGTTGATATTAAAACAGCCGCTTTGTTTGCTTTTGTGCTAGCTATTTTAAACGCAATCGTAAAACCCATTCTGGTCATACTCACTATCCCGGTTACCATTCTTACTATGGGTTTGTTTTTGCTGGTCATCAATGCCTTTATGGTATTGCTTACCGCAAACCTTTTTAAAGGGGTACACGTGGACGGGTTCTGGTGGGCATTGATCTTCAGTATTTTGTTATCAATTGGCTCTTCCGTGTTGTATTCCCTGGTGGGCGGGCGCAGCGAGTAA
- a CDS encoding aminotransferase class IV: MTWTFVNTHFFKEGAAVLQTNDLALQRGYGVFDYLRTANNQPLFIDDYLDRFFNSAQQLFITIPYKKEKVKQYIFELIAKNNIPESGIRMLATGGYSPDGYSPVTGNFVLQQQPLQTPDNEKFERGIRIVTYAYQRDFPAVKSTNYLMGVWLQQQLKEQHIDDVLYFHHDIISEFPRANIFIITTDGRLLTPAANILQGITRRKVLELAPEILPVEERDLSIAELKNAAEVFMTSTTRRILPVVEIDGIQIGNGHAGRISTQLYKRFLDLEAEVLRD, from the coding sequence ATGACCTGGACATTTGTTAATACTCATTTTTTTAAAGAAGGAGCCGCCGTATTACAAACCAACGACCTTGCCCTGCAACGGGGCTATGGCGTTTTCGATTATCTGCGCACGGCCAATAATCAACCACTGTTTATCGATGATTACCTGGACCGTTTTTTTAATTCCGCCCAGCAATTATTTATTACCATCCCTTATAAAAAAGAAAAGGTAAAGCAATACATTTTTGAGCTCATCGCTAAAAACAATATTCCCGAAAGCGGCATCCGGATGCTGGCCACCGGCGGCTATTCGCCCGATGGCTACAGCCCCGTTACCGGTAACTTCGTTTTGCAGCAGCAACCCTTGCAAACGCCGGACAACGAAAAATTTGAACGGGGTATCCGCATTGTTACCTATGCCTATCAACGCGATTTCCCGGCGGTGAAGTCTACCAACTACCTGATGGGGGTTTGGCTGCAACAACAGTTAAAGGAACAGCATATCGACGATGTCCTTTATTTCCACCACGACATTATTTCGGAATTCCCAAGAGCAAATATATTTATCATTACAACCGATGGCCGGCTCCTCACGCCTGCTGCCAACATTTTGCAGGGCATTACCCGGAGGAAGGTGCTGGAACTAGCTCCTGAAATACTGCCGGTTGAAGAGCGTGATTTGTCAATAGCTGAATTAAAAAATGCCGCCGAGGTTTTTATGACCAGTACTACCCGGCGTATTTTGCCGGTGGTCGAAATTGACGGGATACAGATCGGTAACGGCCACGCCGGAAGGATCAGCACGCAATTATATAAACGTTTCCTGGATCTGGAGGCGGAAGTGTTACGGGATTAA
- a CDS encoding low molecular weight protein-tyrosine-phosphatase — protein sequence MRILMVCLGNICRSPLAEGILQKKADALGLNWQVDSAGTNGYHTGEAPHRFSQKVAQLHGLDISHQRARDFVPEDFEHYDKIYAMAGDVVRDIRYQAGSRFDPEKIELILNTLHPGKNEDVPDPWYGAEPGYHEVYDMLDEATNEIIKKYK from the coding sequence ATGAGGATTTTAATGGTCTGCCTGGGTAATATTTGCAGAAGTCCGCTGGCAGAGGGTATTTTACAGAAAAAAGCAGACGCGCTGGGGTTAAACTGGCAGGTAGACAGCGCCGGAACCAATGGCTATCATACCGGGGAGGCGCCGCACCGTTTTTCGCAAAAAGTAGCGCAACTGCATGGCCTGGACATAAGCCATCAGCGGGCCCGGGATTTTGTTCCGGAGGATTTTGAGCATTATGATAAAATTTATGCCATGGCGGGCGATGTGGTGCGCGATATCCGCTACCAGGCCGGCAGCAGATTTGATCCCGAAAAGATTGAACTGATCCTGAATACCCTGCATCCCGGAAAAAACGAAGATGTGCCCGATCCCTGGTATGGCGCTGAACCCGGATACCATGAAGTGTATGATATGCTGGATGAGGCCACAAATGAAATTATTAAGAAATACAAATAG
- a CDS encoding YybH family protein — MKYIFVFLFNLLIVNAYSQNSDEKLIKEVLNKQITCWNSGAIDAFMDTYWKSDSLVFVGKKGITYGWQHALDNYKRSYPSKEDMGVLDFEIVKVQPLGKDFYNVVGKWHLKRKAGDLQGHYTLLFKKINGAWKIIQDHTS, encoded by the coding sequence ATGAAATATATTTTTGTTTTTTTATTCAACTTGTTGATTGTTAATGCTTATTCTCAAAATTCGGATGAAAAGCTAATAAAGGAGGTATTGAATAAACAAATTACCTGCTGGAACAGTGGCGCTATTGATGCCTTTATGGATACTTATTGGAAAAGTGATTCACTGGTATTTGTTGGGAAAAAAGGCATAACCTATGGCTGGCAGCATGCGCTCGATAATTATAAAAGATCCTATCCTTCAAAAGAGGATATGGGCGTGCTCGATTTTGAGATTGTAAAAGTGCAGCCTTTAGGCAAGGATTTTTATAATGTGGTGGGAAAATGGCATTTAAAAAGAAAAGCGGGCGATCTCCAGGGTCATTACACCCTTCTTTTTAAGAAAATAAATGGAGCCTGGAAGATCATCCAGGATCATACCAGCTAA
- a CDS encoding MerC domain-containing protein: MRSKINWDALGISASVICAVHCAVLPLFMASLPLFGYNIIENRAFEAGMILLAFLIGVYSLLHGFRLHHHKVLPLALFTLGMAFLVLKQIFLVYHNLLLIPAVVLIIAAHVVNYRFCRRHNHAHAEDCDHDHY, from the coding sequence ATGCGATCAAAAATTAATTGGGACGCGCTGGGTATTTCGGCTTCAGTTATTTGTGCCGTTCATTGTGCTGTACTGCCGTTATTTATGGCCAGTTTGCCCTTATTTGGGTACAATATCATCGAAAACAGGGCTTTTGAGGCCGGAATGATCCTTTTGGCTTTTCTTATTGGGGTCTATTCGCTTTTGCACGGGTTCCGCTTGCATCATCATAAAGTATTGCCATTGGCTTTATTTACCCTGGGAATGGCGTTTTTGGTGTTGAAGCAGATTTTCCTGGTGTACCATAATTTACTGCTGATCCCTGCGGTGGTACTTATTATTGCCGCGCACGTAGTCAATTACCGGTTTTGCCGCCGGCATAACCACGCACATGCGGAGGATTGCGATCATGATCATTATTAA
- a CDS encoding DUF4836 family protein: MIKMKNKGFFILGICITLFITACNKGGKTGLLIPNDAGLAIHIDLAALSSKVSWAELQQTSWFTEAFNKAKDSLAKQLLQNPELSGIDPKGSLVFFLKRSGANGYVAVEGSLKDAAKFSKILEQSNHDIKIAKDGDLSFAELGDDEKSVIYFNNKLFVFIADASDLQKKAPGSFGYTLGNTAKYGIDSLKIFAKNTFGLKGDKLLDSDKRFEALIADKADMHYWVNSGALYSGMLTGVLSMMKFSALLDGNIGAGKVNFDNGKITIEGKNYYGKELADFVKKYSGSKINSETISHLPEGDVLGAFAMNFPTQGVLDFIKLLGVDGFANAGLAKIGINPSDLTKALKGDYTAALSNVTITSAPDAITLNNGERVPYNKEKTSFDFVFGTSVGDQPAFQKLIDAFNKEVKGQLPPSDSSNKTIQKLSDKWFVVSNAPSGVDAFLSGGKRPDYAQSFPGHTLAGYVNLQKIFRTAIANSKDTAYRKNLEISSGFWKTVNFFSDLKGGETTSKAVIELANPNENALKQLNKYADEMYQAAPKKQLIDEEAAIVDTATAVPAPPPAAPMHHKH, from the coding sequence ATGATAAAGATGAAAAACAAAGGGTTCTTCATTCTGGGAATATGCATTACCCTTTTTATTACTGCCTGTAACAAGGGAGGTAAAACAGGGTTACTCATTCCGAACGATGCCGGCCTGGCCATTCATATAGACCTGGCAGCGCTATCCTCCAAAGTGTCGTGGGCGGAATTGCAGCAAACCTCCTGGTTTACCGAAGCTTTTAATAAAGCAAAAGATTCCCTTGCCAAACAATTACTGCAAAATCCGGAGCTATCAGGGATCGATCCTAAAGGCAGCCTGGTATTTTTTTTAAAGCGAAGCGGAGCTAATGGTTATGTGGCGGTAGAAGGCAGTCTTAAAGATGCAGCCAAATTTTCTAAAATATTGGAACAAAGCAACCATGATATAAAAATAGCCAAAGACGGCGACCTCAGCTTTGCCGAGCTTGGCGACGATGAAAAATCGGTTATTTATTTCAACAATAAACTTTTCGTTTTTATTGCCGACGCTTCTGATCTGCAAAAGAAAGCCCCGGGCAGTTTTGGTTATACGCTGGGGAATACGGCAAAATACGGCATTGACAGTTTAAAAATATTTGCGAAAAACACCTTTGGGTTAAAAGGGGATAAATTGCTGGACAGCGACAAACGTTTTGAAGCATTAATTGCTGATAAAGCCGATATGCACTACTGGGTGAACTCCGGTGCCTTGTACAGTGGAATGCTGACCGGGGTTTTATCTATGATGAAATTCAGCGCCCTGCTGGATGGAAACATCGGAGCCGGAAAAGTGAATTTTGATAACGGCAAAATAACTATTGAGGGTAAAAATTATTACGGAAAGGAACTGGCGGATTTTGTGAAAAAGTATTCCGGAAGCAAAATAAACAGCGAAACGATCAGCCATTTACCTGAAGGTGACGTGCTGGGCGCTTTTGCGATGAATTTTCCAACCCAGGGGGTTTTAGATTTTATAAAACTGCTGGGCGTAGATGGATTTGCGAATGCAGGGCTTGCTAAAATCGGTATCAACCCATCGGACCTCACAAAAGCATTAAAAGGAGATTATACGGCTGCGTTGTCCAATGTTACTATTACCAGTGCACCTGATGCGATCACACTAAATAATGGCGAGCGGGTTCCTTACAATAAAGAAAAAACTTCATTTGATTTCGTCTTCGGCACTTCCGTTGGGGACCAGCCAGCCTTTCAGAAACTGATCGATGCTTTTAACAAAGAGGTAAAAGGCCAGTTGCCTCCATCTGACAGCAGCAATAAAACGATACAAAAACTGAGCGATAAATGGTTTGTCGTAAGCAATGCGCCGTCTGGTGTAGATGCATTTTTATCCGGCGGCAAAAGGCCTGACTATGCCCAATCCTTTCCGGGTCACACCTTAGCGGGTTATGTCAATCTTCAGAAAATTTTTCGGACTGCTATTGCCAATAGCAAGGACACCGCTTACAGGAAAAACCTGGAAATATCTTCCGGCTTCTGGAAGACCGTCAACTTCTTTTCTGACCTGAAAGGCGGTGAAACCACAAGCAAAGCGGTTATAGAGTTGGCAAACCCCAATGAAAATGCCCTGAAACAATTAAATAAATATGCCGACGAAATGTATCAGGCAGCACCGAAAAAACAATTGATTGACGAAGAAGCAGCAATAGTAGATACCGCTACTGCAGTGCCTGCACCGCCGCCGGCAGCTCCGATGCATCACAAACATTAA
- a CDS encoding AI-2E family transporter: protein MNVKKIDDNILRQLILILLIGLIGFLIFFNLRYFTPGILGAITLYILFRKTYFRLTEERKWRRPLASIFLMLLTLIIVALPLWLIIEVMIPQISGLLANKQVIIEKYNAIKDFLATKPILNRINLSDDAVLGALSKVTAYFPGLLNSVAEIVVNIFTALFILYFMQVNARGMERRVRLFVPFSDENTQTLWEETKMMVRSNALGIPVLALCQGLVAVIGYWVFGVNDFVMWGLITGAASMMPAVGTMIVWVPICIVQFATGHTANGIWLTLYCLVVVGGIDNVLRFTILKKIGNIHPLITVFGVILGLKLFGIMGLIFGPLFISYFILLIQVYRIEFGKKSEVAMVKEEVAKPKEETNG from the coding sequence ATGAATGTTAAGAAAATCGATGACAATATACTCCGGCAACTGATACTGATTTTACTGATCGGTTTGATCGGCTTTCTGATCTTTTTTAACCTGCGGTATTTTACTCCGGGCATTTTAGGCGCGATCACGCTTTATATTCTTTTTCGCAAAACCTATTTCCGTCTTACCGAAGAAAGAAAATGGAGAAGGCCGCTGGCCAGTATTTTCCTTATGCTTCTGACGCTTATAATCGTGGCATTACCCTTGTGGCTGATCATTGAAGTGATGATTCCGCAAATCAGCGGATTGCTGGCGAATAAACAAGTAATCATCGAAAAATATAATGCTATAAAAGACTTCCTGGCTACCAAACCCATCCTGAACCGCATCAATCTTTCGGACGATGCAGTATTAGGTGCGCTTAGCAAAGTGACGGCCTATTTTCCGGGATTGCTCAATTCTGTTGCCGAAATCGTTGTGAATATTTTTACGGCCTTATTTATCCTGTATTTTATGCAGGTAAATGCGCGCGGCATGGAGCGACGGGTACGTTTATTTGTCCCTTTCAGTGATGAAAATACCCAAACCCTTTGGGAGGAAACAAAGATGATGGTACGCTCTAATGCCCTGGGGATACCCGTTCTGGCGCTGTGCCAGGGATTGGTTGCCGTGATCGGCTACTGGGTCTTTGGGGTAAATGATTTCGTGATGTGGGGACTGATAACCGGTGCAGCTTCTATGATGCCGGCCGTGGGAACGATGATCGTTTGGGTGCCCATCTGCATTGTACAATTTGCGACCGGTCACACAGCCAACGGGATTTGGCTTACCTTATATTGCCTGGTCGTTGTAGGGGGAATCGATAATGTATTGCGCTTTACAATTCTTAAAAAAATAGGAAATATTCATCCGCTGATAACCGTTTTTGGGGTGATCCTTGGCCTGAAATTATTTGGTATAATGGGGCTGATCTTTGGGCCGCTGTTCATCAGTTATTTTATACTGCTGATACAGGTGTACCGTATTGAGTTTGGGAAAAAAAGCGAAGTAGCAATGGTGAAAGAAGAAGTAGCTAAACCCAAAGAGGAGACAAACGGATAG
- the hisS gene encoding histidine--tRNA ligase, with amino-acid sequence MKPSLPQGTRDFDAATVRKRNYIFDTIKTVFELYGFQPLETPAMEHLETLMGKYGEEGDKLIFKILNNGLDNAEKAEKVKAGFEKILEGKSSTALTERALRYDLTIPFARYVAMNYNQLTMPFRRYQLQPVWRADRPQKGRYREFYQCDADVVGSKSLLNELELVAMYTTVFNRLNLPVEIRLNNRKILTALAEQCGGADKMTTIAIAIDKLDKIGIDKVKEELQQRGLSGEQIDLIQRFLEINGTNEEKLATLKAIFSGNETGEAGISELEYIIETSNVKRQTSDINKSDISPDSYQDQTLVIDPTLARGLNYYTGTIFEVKALNVKIGSIGGGGRYDDLTGLFGVPNVPGVGISFGVDRIYDVLTEINGFPADVHTGTRVLFFNLGTAEALKAFELMQQLREKGIAVELFHEPSKFDKQFKYAEKKEIPFVAILGSKELESGEVVIKNLKTGTQSPLAFGAITDYSFAG; translated from the coding sequence ATGAAACCATCCCTACCACAAGGAACAAGAGATTTTGATGCGGCAACGGTTCGCAAACGCAATTACATTTTTGATACGATAAAAACTGTTTTTGAATTATATGGGTTTCAGCCGCTGGAGACCCCGGCCATGGAGCACCTGGAAACCTTAATGGGTAAATACGGCGAAGAAGGCGATAAACTTATTTTTAAGATCTTAAACAACGGATTGGATAATGCTGAGAAAGCTGAGAAAGTGAAGGCCGGTTTTGAAAAGATACTGGAGGGAAAGTCCAGCACTGCCCTTACCGAGCGGGCTTTGCGTTATGACCTGACCATCCCCTTTGCCCGTTATGTGGCGATGAATTATAACCAGCTCACCATGCCATTCAGGCGATACCAGTTGCAGCCCGTTTGGCGTGCCGACCGGCCGCAGAAAGGCCGCTACCGTGAGTTCTATCAATGCGACGCTGACGTGGTAGGCAGCAAATCATTGTTGAACGAACTGGAACTGGTGGCAATGTATACCACCGTTTTTAACCGGTTAAACCTGCCGGTTGAAATACGACTGAATAACCGGAAAATATTGACAGCGCTTGCCGAACAGTGCGGCGGAGCAGATAAAATGACCACGATCGCCATTGCAATTGACAAGCTGGATAAGATCGGAATTGATAAAGTAAAGGAAGAACTGCAACAGCGCGGATTATCAGGAGAACAGATCGATCTGATCCAGCGCTTTTTGGAGATCAACGGCACCAATGAAGAGAAGCTGGCCACGCTGAAAGCTATTTTCTCGGGAAACGAAACAGGGGAGGCGGGGATCAGCGAGCTGGAATATATCATTGAAACGTCAAACGTCAAACGTCAAACGTCAGATATCAATAAATCAGACATCAGTCCCGATAGCTATCAGGATCAAACATTGGTAATTGATCCTACCCTTGCCCGCGGATTAAATTACTATACAGGAACCATATTCGAGGTAAAAGCGCTGAACGTAAAAATCGGCAGTATTGGCGGCGGCGGCCGGTATGATGACCTTACGGGGTTGTTTGGGGTGCCCAATGTGCCCGGCGTCGGCATTTCTTTTGGTGTAGACCGCATTTACGACGTGCTTACCGAGATTAACGGGTTTCCTGCCGATGTGCACACCGGAACCCGGGTGTTATTCTTTAATTTAGGTACAGCAGAAGCATTAAAGGCATTTGAGTTAATGCAGCAGTTAAGAGAAAAGGGCATTGCCGTTGAATTGTTTCATGAGCCTTCAAAATTTGATAAACAATTTAAATACGCGGAAAAGAAAGAGATCCCCTTTGTGGCGATTTTAGGCTCCAAAGAACTGGAATCGGGTGAGGTTGTTATAAAAAATCTGAAAACGGGCACCCAATCGCCGCTTGCTTTTGGTGCGATAACGGATTATTCTTTCGCCGGCTAA
- a CDS encoding ATP-binding cassette domain-containing protein: MKLEIKDLLPEYFEEGRKATSEVWGKELVFSNGDLVHIVAPSGTGKTSLIHFLYKMRELYTGSIFYNGKSLVDHDREAIAALRKDHLSIVFQDMRLFDEQTLLENLELKRQLNPYHGPERIVEMAKTLGIDHRLNTPAKNCSYGEQQRAVIIRALLQPFDMLLMDEPVSHLDSANAKKAIGLILEEVSLRNAGIIYAELEQAAFFPATHLYHL; the protein is encoded by the coding sequence ATGAAGCTTGAAATAAAAGATCTGTTACCGGAATATTTTGAAGAGGGACGGAAAGCCACATCTGAAGTATGGGGCAAAGAGCTTGTCTTTTCCAACGGGGACCTGGTGCATATAGTGGCCCCTTCCGGCACGGGCAAAACATCCCTCATTCATTTTTTATACAAGATGCGGGAACTATATACCGGTTCTATTTTTTATAACGGGAAGTCTTTAGTGGATCATGACAGGGAGGCCATCGCCGCCCTGCGAAAAGATCACCTGAGTATCGTATTCCAGGATATGCGTTTATTTGATGAGCAAACATTATTGGAGAACCTGGAGCTCAAACGGCAGTTAAACCCGTACCATGGTCCCGAACGGATTGTTGAAATGGCAAAAACTCTTGGTATCGATCATCGCTTAAATACGCCTGCAAAAAACTGTTCGTACGGCGAACAGCAGCGCGCAGTGATCATAAGGGCGCTATTACAGCCTTTCGATATGCTGCTAATGGATGAGCCGGTGAGCCATTTAGACAGTGCCAACGCCAAAAAAGCGATCGGGCTTATTTTAGAGGAAGTATCGTTGCGGAACGCCGGCATTATTTATGCGGAATTGGAACAAGCCGCTTTTTTTCCTGCAACTCATTTGTATCATTTATAA
- a CDS encoding FtsX-like permease family protein, with the protein MAVSFKPIRPLLQTGTNTTSRWFSYIGLGIGVLLLLCSVQMFINIQQLLKKGSIRKDGFDFVSITKNITNETMGQPEKNLFQLSDIEEVKKQPFIAGVSPLLANDFRIQLSAGNVVPFSTDLFLEALDNDFIDTLPPSFKWQEGERNIPIILSSDFFEIYNIFAPGQGLPQLSKESAMGMPVVITCYGRDNAVNFTGRIVAFSDRVNSVLVPKNFLQWANKTFSTGNREQASRLFLKLKDVNDPQLVRYLDAKHYVVNKDKTLLGRNKIVLQGIFSALGVFGLLVVVLALLLFSFYLQLVIARSRESLQLLLTLGYSPRWLGKNVSRQFIPVYIIIVTMALLLTQLVQWAFHEFVLYNRPELSTPLNWVVLALAVLLVLLAMGTNARMVRNLLYKLA; encoded by the coding sequence GTGGCCGTATCTTTTAAGCCCATAAGACCTTTGTTACAGACGGGCACCAATACGACCTCCCGTTGGTTTTCGTATATCGGGTTAGGCATCGGCGTATTGCTGTTGCTTTGCTCGGTACAAATGTTCATCAACATACAACAATTACTAAAAAAAGGAAGCATCCGCAAGGATGGATTTGATTTTGTATCCATTACGAAAAACATTACCAACGAAACCATGGGGCAGCCGGAAAAGAATCTTTTTCAGTTGTCGGATATTGAGGAGGTAAAAAAGCAGCCCTTCATCGCGGGCGTATCGCCTTTGCTGGCCAACGATTTCCGCATACAATTAAGCGCGGGCAATGTAGTGCCCTTCAGCACTGACCTCTTCCTGGAAGCTCTGGATAACGATTTTATTGATACGCTGCCGCCCAGTTTTAAATGGCAGGAAGGGGAACGCAATATCCCGATCATTTTGTCGTCCGACTTTTTTGAGATCTATAATATTTTCGCCCCCGGCCAGGGGTTGCCGCAGCTTTCGAAAGAATCGGCCATGGGGATGCCCGTTGTTATTACCTGTTACGGCAGGGATAATGCGGTGAACTTTACCGGCAGGATCGTTGCGTTCAGCGACCGGGTAAACTCCGTGCTGGTGCCGAAAAACTTCCTGCAATGGGCCAATAAAACCTTCAGCACCGGGAACAGGGAACAGGCAAGCCGTTTGTTCTTAAAATTAAAAGACGTCAATGACCCGCAACTGGTCCGGTATCTTGATGCAAAGCATTATGTTGTCAACAAAGACAAAACCTTATTGGGGAGAAACAAAATAGTATTACAGGGCATCTTTAGCGCACTGGGTGTTTTTGGTCTGCTGGTGGTAGTGTTGGCGTTACTGTTGTTTTCTTTTTATCTGCAACTGGTGATCGCGCGCAGCCGGGAAAGCCTGCAGCTACTGTTAACATTGGGCTATTCACCCAGGTGGCTGGGCAAAAATGTATCCCGGCAGTTTATTCCCGTTTATATCATTATTGTAACAATGGCCCTTCTGCTTACGCAGTTAGTTCAATGGGCGTTTCACGAATTTGTGCTTTATAACCGCCCGGAACTGTCAACCCCTTTAAATTGGGTCGTGTTGGCCTTAGCCGTGTTATTAGTTCTCCTGGCGATGGGCACCAATGCCCGGATGGTAAGAAACCTCTTGTACAAATTGGCTTGA
- a CDS encoding Fur family transcriptional regulator translates to MDSIIQILKQNNLSVTDGRRKILSLFLNSDGALAHADIEKNTDSHFDRVTVYRTLQSFVDKGIIHTIPTSDNSIKYALCKDDCKEGHHHDQHIHLLCAKCGNTFCLDDVVTPSVQLPQGYVINQVEVVVKGVCKNCNQ, encoded by the coding sequence ATGGATTCCATTATTCAAATACTAAAGCAAAATAATCTTAGCGTAACGGATGGCCGAAGAAAGATCCTTTCACTTTTTTTAAACAGTGACGGCGCGCTGGCGCACGCAGATATCGAAAAGAATACGGATAGCCATTTTGACCGCGTAACCGTGTACCGCACCCTTCAGTCCTTTGTTGACAAAGGGATCATTCATACGATTCCCACTTCAGACAACAGTATTAAATACGCTTTATGCAAGGACGATTGCAAAGAAGGGCATCATCATGACCAGCATATCCACCTGCTTTGTGCCAAATGCGGTAATACTTTTTGTCTGGATGATGTGGTAACGCCATCCGTACAACTTCCGCAGGGATATGTGATCAACCAGGTAGAAGTAGTAGTGAAAGGTGTTTGCAAAAATTGTAACCAATAA
- the rlmN gene encoding 23S rRNA (adenine(2503)-C(2))-methyltransferase RlmN: MSKRQQNIRTLSLAELEDYFLSVGEKKFRAKQVYDWLWLKPVQSFDAMSNISKDLRQQLSEDFTFPALSIDTTQHSSDGTIKSRFRTIEGHLTEGVLIPTEERKTACVSSQIGCSLSCKFCATGYLERKRNLSFDEIYDEVALINQQSLEVFDKKLTNIVFMGMGEPLLNYKNVLAAIDKISAPDGLGMSPRRITVSTAGVAKQIKHLGDDKVKFKLALSLHAANDKKRHEIMPINDTNNIQSLIEALNYFYKQTKNEITFEYILFNNFNDSLEDADELIKIYRQVPADLVNLIEYNPIEFAKFTKPAEEKVDAFMQYLEKHKVNARLRRSRGKDIDAACGQLANKGK; this comes from the coding sequence ATGAGCAAAAGGCAACAAAACATTCGCACCCTGAGTTTAGCGGAACTGGAAGATTATTTTTTGTCGGTCGGGGAAAAAAAATTCCGGGCAAAGCAGGTGTATGACTGGCTATGGCTAAAACCCGTGCAAAGTTTTGACGCCATGAGCAATATCAGCAAGGACCTGCGCCAGCAATTGAGTGAAGATTTTACGTTTCCAGCCCTGAGCATCGATACCACGCAACATTCTTCCGACGGCACCATAAAATCGCGCTTCCGGACCATTGAAGGACACCTGACGGAAGGGGTCTTAATTCCTACGGAAGAACGGAAGACCGCATGCGTCAGCTCCCAGATCGGATGCAGCCTGAGCTGCAAGTTCTGCGCCACCGGTTACCTGGAGCGGAAACGCAACCTGAGTTTTGATGAAATTTATGATGAAGTAGCCTTGATCAACCAGCAATCGCTGGAAGTATTTGATAAAAAACTGACCAATATCGTTTTTATGGGTATGGGCGAGCCCCTGCTGAATTATAAAAACGTATTGGCGGCGATTGATAAAATTTCCGCGCCGGATGGCCTGGGCATGAGCCCCCGGCGCATTACGGTTTCCACGGCCGGCGTTGCCAAACAGATCAAACACCTGGGAGATGATAAAGTGAAGTTTAAACTGGCCCTGTCATTGCACGCAGCCAATGATAAGAAACGGCACGAGATCATGCCGATCAATGATACCAATAATATTCAATCATTGATTGAGGCGCTCAACTACTTCTATAAGCAAACAAAGAACGAGATCACCTTTGAATATATCCTTTTTAATAATTTCAATGATTCGCTGGAGGACGCTGATGAGCTGATCAAAATTTACCGCCAGGTGCCTGCCGACCTGGTAAATCTGATTGAATATAACCCGATCGAATTTGCAAAATTCACCAAGCCCGCTGAAGAAAAGGTGGATGCTTTTATGCAATACCTGGAAAAACATAAAGTGAATGCCCGCCTGCGCAGAAGCCGTGGTAAGGACATTGATGCCGCCTGCGGACAACTGGCGAATAAGGGGAAATAG
- a CDS encoding SCO family protein, giving the protein MSKKAIFYTLFFVALSIAFYAAAVHFIPGFNSRKLEPVSKVGRFSFTDQDGQPFSNKDVAGKVYVAEYFFTTCPGICPIMNTNMKQVYEKYKGVPGFLILSHTCDPEKDSAARLKHYADSMKVDTRQWVFLTGRKDSLYKMARLSYTIDDPANNLNSDQDDFLHTQFWALVDRKGNVLKIYDGLKQKEINQLIADIANELKEPDDK; this is encoded by the coding sequence ATGTCAAAGAAGGCGATTTTTTATACTTTATTTTTTGTGGCCTTGTCCATAGCATTTTATGCGGCGGCCGTTCATTTTATACCTGGTTTTAATTCAAGAAAACTGGAGCCTGTTAGCAAAGTGGGGCGGTTTAGCTTTACCGACCAGGACGGGCAGCCCTTTTCCAATAAAGATGTGGCAGGAAAGGTTTATGTGGCTGAATATTTTTTTACCACCTGCCCCGGTATCTGCCCGATAATGAACACAAATATGAAACAGGTTTATGAAAAATATAAGGGTGTTCCCGGCTTCCTCATTCTTTCACATACCTGTGACCCCGAAAAGGATTCTGCCGCCCGGTTAAAACATTATGCCGACTCCATGAAGGTGGATACCCGGCAATGGGTGTTCCTTACCGGCAGAAAAGACAGCCTGTATAAAATGGCGCGCCTGAGCTATACCATTGATGACCCCGCCAATAACCTGAATTCGGACCAGGACGATTTTTTACATACCCAGTTCTGGGCGCTGGTGGACCGCAAAGGCAATGTGCTAAAAATATACGACGGGTTGAAACAAAAAGAGATCAACCAACTGATAGCTGATATTGCTAATGAGCTTAAAGAACCTGATGATAAATAG